Proteins from one Deinococcus sedimenti genomic window:
- a CDS encoding ABC transporter substrate-binding protein: MKKLALLTALALAGTTSAQSLSGTVTIWSWDAAAKALQSTVPSFNKKYPNVKVNVVDLGNQNVYDRGLAGCAAGGVDMPDVYSIENNEAEVFWARFPDCFTDLNTLGANKYAKSFPAFKWTELTVGNKRYAMPWDSGPVVIFYRRDLYQQAGINAASIKTWDDFLAAGKKLNTKFGGKVKMGAIGNGQDDEWFRMLANQNNCFYFDNNATQITIAKSGCVQALDTVKKLLSNDVVMTTDWGGQITAFKANRLASAMFGAWYEGTIRTNAADQKGKWGVYPMPASRPGGVRASNLGGSALAIPSSSKNQAAAYAFLENALATTNGQVTMLKSQGLVPSLLTASKDAYVNQKQPYWGNQTVWKTILDTLGDVPAARGTQYFQDARQVMIVVQADYVKGKYKTAQDALNDAAKKISAATGLPIAK; encoded by the coding sequence ATGAAGAAACTTGCACTGCTCACCGCCCTTGCCCTCGCGGGCACCACCTCCGCCCAGAGCCTCTCGGGCACCGTGACCATCTGGTCCTGGGACGCCGCCGCCAAGGCGCTGCAGAGCACCGTTCCCAGCTTCAACAAGAAGTACCCCAACGTGAAGGTCAACGTCGTCGACCTGGGCAACCAGAACGTCTACGACCGCGGTCTGGCCGGCTGCGCCGCGGGCGGCGTGGACATGCCCGACGTGTACTCCATCGAGAACAACGAGGCCGAAGTGTTCTGGGCGCGCTTCCCCGACTGCTTCACCGACCTGAACACCCTGGGCGCGAACAAATACGCCAAGAGCTTCCCCGCCTTCAAGTGGACCGAACTGACCGTCGGCAACAAACGCTACGCGATGCCCTGGGATTCCGGCCCCGTCGTGATCTTCTACCGCCGTGACCTGTACCAGCAGGCCGGCATCAACGCCGCCAGCATCAAGACCTGGGACGACTTCCTGGCGGCCGGCAAGAAACTCAACACCAAGTTCGGCGGCAAGGTCAAGATGGGCGCCATCGGCAACGGCCAGGACGACGAGTGGTTCCGCATGCTCGCCAACCAAAACAACTGCTTCTACTTCGACAACAACGCCACGCAGATCACCATCGCCAAGAGCGGCTGCGTGCAGGCCCTGGACACCGTCAAGAAGCTCCTGAGCAACGACGTCGTCATGACCACCGACTGGGGCGGCCAGATCACCGCCTTCAAGGCCAACCGCCTGGCGAGCGCCATGTTCGGCGCGTGGTACGAGGGCACCATCCGCACAAACGCCGCGGACCAGAAGGGCAAGTGGGGCGTGTACCCCATGCCCGCCAGCCGCCCCGGCGGCGTGCGCGCCAGCAACCTGGGCGGCAGCGCCCTGGCCATCCCCAGCAGCAGCAAGAACCAGGCCGCCGCGTACGCCTTCCTGGAAAACGCCCTGGCCACCACGAACGGTCAGGTCACCATGCTCAAGAGCCAGGGTCTGGTCCCCAGCCTCCTGACCGCCAGCAAGGACGCCTACGTCAACCAGAAGCAGCCATACTGGGGCAACCAGACGGTCTGGAAGACCATCCTCGACACGCTGGGCGACGTGCCCGCCGCGCGCGGCACCCAGTACTTCCAGGATGCCCGTCAGGTCATGATCGTCGTGCAGGCCGACTACGTGAAGGGCAAGTACAAGACCGCGCAGGACGCCCTGAACGACGCCGCGAAGAAGATCAGCGCCGCCACCGGCCTGCCCATCGCGAAGTGA
- a CDS encoding LacI family DNA-binding transcriptional regulator, with protein sequence MAQRAQVSVATVSRVLNGHNTVNEVLRERVEQAMRELRFRPNRIAQTLYHHRSKTIGCILPDIGNPFFSQLFLQLEIGAFERGYTMILGNTVSTRDMELTYLHALTERQVDGLLYLGGLANDPAPDPEALRTLNDIAERLPIVAVNGDVPGAPLASSVRSDEIGGTRTLLDLLRRHGHTHVAFLGGQLDVTTSLEKLDLYRERHPGVPNHWIQLTGLTIEAGRTAMSALLAAGTPPTACLCVNDLVAAGALAVAHERGLNVPRDLSIVGFDDIFVAQVVTPPLTSVNHNYAEVARQSLDALLDAIEGQKPARHITVPTLLIARESVSDPLVHH encoded by the coding sequence ATCGCCCAGCGCGCGCAGGTGTCCGTCGCCACCGTCTCCCGCGTCCTCAACGGCCACAACACCGTCAACGAGGTCCTGCGCGAACGCGTCGAACAGGCCATGCGCGAACTGCGCTTCAGGCCCAACCGCATCGCCCAGACCCTCTACCACCACCGCTCCAAGACCATCGGCTGCATCCTCCCGGACATCGGCAACCCCTTCTTCAGCCAGCTCTTCTTACAACTGGAGATCGGCGCCTTCGAACGCGGCTACACCATGATCCTCGGCAACACCGTTAGCACCCGCGACATGGAACTCACCTACCTGCACGCCCTCACTGAGCGGCAGGTCGACGGCCTGCTGTACCTCGGCGGACTCGCCAACGACCCCGCCCCCGACCCCGAAGCGCTGCGCACCCTGAACGACATCGCCGAACGCCTCCCCATCGTCGCGGTCAACGGTGACGTCCCCGGCGCGCCCCTGGCCTCCAGCGTCCGCTCGGACGAGATCGGCGGCACCCGCACCCTCCTCGACCTGCTGCGCCGCCACGGACACACCCACGTCGCGTTCCTCGGCGGACAGCTCGACGTCACCACCAGCCTCGAGAAACTCGACCTGTACCGCGAACGCCACCCCGGCGTCCCGAATCACTGGATTCAGCTGACCGGCCTGACCATCGAAGCCGGCCGGACCGCCATGAGTGCCCTGCTGGCCGCCGGCACCCCTCCCACCGCCTGCCTGTGCGTGAACGACCTCGTCGCCGCCGGCGCGCTGGCCGTCGCGCACGAACGCGGCCTGAACGTCCCCCGCGACCTGTCCATCGTCGGCTTCGACGACATCTTCGTCGCGCAGGTCGTCACTCCACCCCTCACCAGCGTCAACCACAACTACGCCGAGGTGGCCCGCCAGTCCCTCGACGCCCTCCTCGACGCCATCGAAGGCCAGAAACCCGCGCGGCACATCACCGTCCCGACCCTACTGATCGCACGCGAATCGGTCAGCGACCCACTCGTCCACCACTGA
- a CDS encoding winged helix-turn-helix domain-containing protein — protein MNRADLLFDPQHCALLARCHEGPRSVTELADLTGTKPNTTYRRVQRLLAADLLTVAGVERRAGRSVRRYAPAHATVDVPFRDSPYPSFAAYLHERLGRTLRANLNRSFTRLDLPEHDLHLRFFFEHGVLQVDPVLRGQSVADTYAQVFAAAQTVTRWVPLKLTPDELTQLRADLDTLTRRYFRPFQDGDIPTGALGLFLLPG, from the coding sequence GTGAACCGTGCCGACCTGCTGTTCGATCCCCAGCACTGCGCGCTGCTGGCCCGCTGTCACGAGGGGCCGCGCAGCGTGACCGAACTGGCGGACCTGACCGGAACGAAACCGAACACCACGTACCGCCGCGTTCAGCGCCTGCTGGCGGCGGACCTGCTGACCGTCGCGGGTGTCGAGCGCCGCGCGGGCCGCAGCGTGCGCCGCTACGCCCCGGCGCACGCGACGGTGGATGTGCCGTTCCGGGACTCGCCTTACCCGTCTTTCGCGGCGTACCTGCACGAGCGGCTGGGCCGGACCCTGCGCGCGAACCTGAACCGCAGCTTCACGCGGCTGGATCTGCCGGAACACGACCTGCACCTGCGCTTTTTCTTCGAGCATGGGGTGTTGCAGGTCGATCCGGTCCTGCGGGGCCAGAGTGTGGCGGACACCTACGCGCAGGTGTTCGCCGCCGCACAGACCGTGACGCGCTGGGTGCCGCTGAAACTCACGCCGGATGAACTCACGCAGTTGCGGGCCGACCTGGACACCCTGACGCGCCGGTACTTCCGTCCCTTCCAGGACGGCGACATACCGACCGGCGCGCTGGGCCTGTTCCTGCTGCCCGGCTGA
- a CDS encoding serine hydrolase domain-containing protein, with translation MIPSLNLDPLIDQARRTHSSALCVLQGGHTLVDDTGGSRDPVETMSVTKAVLSLLVGRAVTLGHLPGADVPVAEFYPEWRQGRRAQVTLRHLMTHTSGLQNVPAAPQEISPSPDFVQLALCAEFQHAPGTAFSYNNKAVNLICGVLRRATGQHVDDFARAELFGPLGIHDFSWARGAAGTPHGMSGLRLHARDLARLGHLTLRGGADLISPDWIHASTRPATPLTVRMGLLWWTWHPQATYTVMDAHVQHLRDAQASPGQITALTALRGTHPRHAFHAQLREVGFDPTQVPAGTRWLHEDPGPRRGWCHDGWLGQSLVVDAEADLVAARLIAADQIGAARAGSDWPDFMDAVFALTR, from the coding sequence GTGATCCCCTCCCTGAACCTGGACCCGCTGATCGATCAGGCCCGCCGCACCCACTCCAGCGCCCTGTGCGTCCTGCAGGGCGGGCACACGCTCGTGGACGACACCGGCGGGTCGCGCGACCCGGTCGAGACCATGAGCGTCACGAAGGCCGTCCTCAGCCTCCTCGTGGGCCGCGCCGTGACGCTCGGGCACCTGCCGGGCGCGGACGTGCCCGTCGCGGAGTTCTACCCCGAGTGGCGGCAGGGCCGCCGGGCGCAGGTCACGCTGCGTCATCTCATGACCCACACCAGCGGCCTGCAGAACGTGCCTGCCGCGCCCCAGGAGATCTCCCCCAGCCCCGACTTCGTGCAGCTGGCCCTCTGCGCGGAATTCCAGCACGCGCCGGGAACGGCGTTCAGCTACAACAACAAGGCGGTGAACCTGATCTGCGGCGTGCTGCGCCGCGCGACCGGACAGCACGTCGACGACTTCGCCCGCGCGGAACTGTTCGGCCCGCTGGGCATCCACGACTTCAGCTGGGCGCGTGGCGCGGCGGGTACGCCGCACGGCATGAGCGGTCTACGCCTGCACGCGCGGGACCTCGCCCGGCTGGGACACCTGACGCTGCGCGGCGGCGCGGACCTGATCTCCCCGGACTGGATTCACGCCAGTACCCGCCCCGCCACGCCGCTGACCGTACGCATGGGCCTGCTGTGGTGGACGTGGCACCCGCAGGCGACGTACACCGTCATGGACGCGCACGTGCAGCACCTGCGGGACGCGCAGGCCAGCCCCGGACAGATCACTGCCCTGACCGCTCTGCGCGGGACACACCCGCGCCACGCCTTTCACGCCCAGCTGCGTGAGGTGGGATTCGATCCTACGCAGGTGCCCGCCGGGACCCGCTGGCTGCACGAGGACCCCGGCCCGCGCCGGGGCTGGTGTCACGACGGCTGGCTGGGCCAGTCCCTCGTGGTGGACGCGGAGGCCGATCTGGTCGCCGCGCGGCTGATCGCCGCCGACCAGATCGGCGCTGCCCGCGCCGGGAGCGACTGGCCGGACTTCATGGACGCCGTGTTCGCGCTGACCCGCTGA
- a CDS encoding acyl-CoA dehydrogenase: MPPVLNRRDLSFQLFEVLPTAELTARPRFAEHSREVYEDVLKVAYSVAERYFANHAREADLHEPHVVDGKVVLPAAMREAVRAFRDAGFFSAHHDEDLGGLQLPWVVMQAVQAHFQAANVATSGYPFLTIGNANLQRVFASPEQQRRYMLPLLEGRWFGTMALSEPHAGSGLADITTTATPRGDGTYAITGTKMWISGGEHELSENIVHLVLARIAGGPAGVKGISLFLVPRYRVNEDGTPGESNHVVLAGLNHKMGYRGTTNTLLNFGEGGETIGELVGEPGRGLAQMFHMMNEARIGVGMGAVMLGTAGYMESLAYARERRQGRHASQKDPAAPPVPIIEHADVRRLLLRQKVFVEGGLALGLYASLLVDDTQTGPEEGRADAGLLLDLLTPIVKSWPSKYSQEALSDAIQVMGGAGYTRDFNVEMYYRDNRLNPIHEGTEGIQGNDLLGRKLTQAGGRGLSILLGRMQADLQASEGLDGLDEIRAALRQATTWNTQALGTLLPRAAELGPDLFLANANSALEMLGHTVVGWMWLRQATAAARALPTARADADFYHGKLHAARFFATHELPKVRAHADLLASADRTTTDMQAGWF, translated from the coding sequence ATGCCCCCAGTCCTGAACCGCCGCGACCTGAGTTTCCAGCTGTTCGAGGTGCTCCCCACCGCCGAGCTGACGGCCCGCCCCCGCTTCGCCGAGCACAGCCGCGAGGTGTACGAGGACGTCCTGAAGGTCGCCTACTCCGTCGCGGAACGCTACTTCGCGAACCACGCCCGCGAGGCCGACCTACATGAGCCGCATGTGGTGGACGGCAAGGTGGTGCTGCCCGCCGCGATGCGTGAGGCCGTGCGCGCCTTCCGCGACGCGGGCTTCTTCAGCGCCCACCACGACGAGGACCTCGGCGGTCTGCAACTGCCGTGGGTGGTCATGCAGGCCGTGCAGGCGCACTTCCAGGCGGCGAACGTCGCCACGAGCGGCTACCCGTTCCTGACCATCGGGAACGCCAACCTGCAGCGGGTGTTCGCGTCCCCCGAGCAGCAGCGGCGTTACATGCTCCCGCTGCTGGAGGGCCGCTGGTTCGGCACGATGGCCCTCAGTGAACCGCACGCCGGGTCGGGCCTCGCGGACATCACGACGACCGCCACGCCGCGCGGGGACGGCACGTACGCCATCACCGGCACGAAGATGTGGATCAGCGGCGGCGAGCACGAACTCAGCGAGAACATCGTGCACCTCGTGCTGGCGCGCATCGCGGGCGGCCCGGCGGGTGTGAAGGGAATCAGCCTCTTCCTGGTGCCGCGCTACCGCGTGAATGAGGACGGCACGCCGGGCGAGAGCAATCACGTCGTCCTGGCGGGCCTGAACCACAAGATGGGCTACCGGGGCACCACGAACACCCTCCTGAACTTCGGTGAGGGCGGCGAGACGATCGGCGAACTGGTCGGCGAGCCGGGGCGCGGCCTGGCGCAGATGTTCCACATGATGAACGAGGCCCGCATCGGCGTCGGGATGGGCGCCGTGATGCTGGGCACCGCCGGGTACATGGAGAGCCTCGCGTACGCCCGCGAGCGCCGCCAGGGCCGCCACGCCAGCCAGAAGGACCCCGCCGCGCCCCCCGTGCCGATCATCGAACACGCCGACGTGCGCCGCCTGCTGCTGCGGCAGAAGGTGTTCGTGGAGGGAGGACTGGCGCTGGGCCTGTACGCCAGCCTGCTCGTGGACGACACCCAGACCGGCCCCGAGGAAGGGCGCGCCGACGCCGGACTGCTGCTGGACCTGCTGACGCCCATCGTGAAGAGCTGGCCCAGCAAGTACAGCCAGGAGGCCCTGAGCGACGCCATTCAGGTCATGGGGGGCGCCGGGTACACGCGGGACTTCAACGTCGAGATGTACTACCGCGACAACCGCCTGAACCCCATCCACGAGGGCACCGAGGGCATCCAGGGCAACGACCTGCTGGGCCGCAAACTGACCCAGGCGGGCGGGCGGGGCCTGAGCATTCTGCTGGGGCGCATGCAGGCCGACCTGCAGGCCAGCGAGGGACTCGACGGCCTGGACGAGATCCGCGCCGCCCTGAGGCAGGCCACCACGTGGAACACCCAGGCTCTCGGGACGCTGCTGCCCCGCGCCGCCGAACTCGGCCCGGACCTGTTCCTCGCCAACGCGAACAGCGCCCTGGAGATGCTGGGGCACACCGTCGTCGGCTGGATGTGGCTGCGGCAGGCGACCGCCGCCGCGCGCGCCCTGCCCACGGCCCGCGCCGACGCGGACTTCTACCACGGCAAGCTGCACGCCGCGCGCTTCTTCGCCACGCACGAACTCCCGAAAGTCCGCGCGCACGCCGACCTGCTCGCCAGCGCCGACCGCACCACCACCGACATGCAGGCCGGGTGGTTCTGA
- a CDS encoding NADPH:quinone oxidoreductase family protein, with protein MRALTCTAFDEPETLTVTEQPTPGPGPGEVLIRVQAASVNYPDALMVQGKYQVRPPLPFTPGAEAAGTVEAVGEGVTHLQVGQRVAAFTGTGAFATHLIAPAAATLPLPDDLDLNVAATLPLAYGTAMHALIGRGQLKAGETLLVLGAAGGVGLAAVMIGKALGARVIAAASTQEKLDLARAHGADEVINYTDTDLKAAVGELTGKKGVDVILDPVGDRWAESAFRAIAWGGRYLVIGFAGGEIPRLPLNLPLLKGASIVGVFWGEYARRDPRGNARHLTQLAEWVQSGTLKPEISRAYTLQEAPQAMRDLLERRVTGKVIVTP; from the coding sequence ATGCGCGCCCTGACCTGCACCGCCTTCGACGAACCCGAAACCCTGACCGTCACCGAGCAGCCCACTCCTGGCCCCGGCCCCGGCGAGGTCCTGATCCGCGTGCAGGCCGCCAGCGTGAACTACCCCGACGCCCTGATGGTCCAGGGCAAATACCAGGTGCGCCCACCCCTTCCCTTCACGCCCGGCGCGGAGGCCGCCGGGACCGTCGAGGCCGTCGGCGAGGGCGTCACGCACCTTCAGGTGGGCCAGCGCGTCGCCGCGTTCACCGGCACCGGGGCGTTCGCCACGCACCTGATCGCCCCCGCCGCCGCCACGCTGCCCCTCCCGGACGACCTCGACCTGAACGTCGCCGCGACCCTCCCGCTCGCCTACGGGACCGCCATGCACGCCCTGATCGGCCGCGGGCAGCTGAAAGCCGGGGAGACCCTGCTGGTCCTGGGCGCCGCCGGGGGCGTCGGCCTGGCCGCCGTCATGATCGGCAAGGCCCTCGGGGCGCGCGTGATCGCCGCCGCCAGCACCCAGGAGAAACTCGACCTCGCGCGGGCACACGGCGCGGACGAGGTCATCAACTACACAGACACCGACCTGAAGGCAGCCGTGGGCGAGCTGACCGGCAAGAAGGGCGTGGACGTCATCCTCGACCCCGTCGGGGACCGCTGGGCCGAGAGCGCCTTCCGCGCCATCGCGTGGGGCGGACGGTACCTCGTGATCGGCTTCGCGGGCGGTGAGATCCCAAGGCTGCCATTGAACCTTCCGCTGCTCAAGGGTGCCTCCATCGTGGGCGTCTTCTGGGGCGAGTACGCCCGGCGCGACCCGCGCGGCAACGCCCGCCACCTCACCCAGCTGGCCGAGTGGGTCCAGAGCGGCACCCTGAAGCCCGAGATCAGCCGCGCGTACACCCTGCAGGAGGCGCCGCAGGCCATGCGGGACCTGCTGGAGCGGCGCGTGACCGGTAAAGTGATCGTCACGCCGTGA
- a CDS encoding MerR family transcriptional regulator gives MTIPSPTYYTTAELARAAQVTRRTVMHYAELGLLTPDQVTASGRALYGPYALRLLRDLIDLRALGFTLEEARDAVTLRRATHDISGVYHRNWTRADIPIDDARLQALQVKLRTVHDAYERQADNLARFDRWLTKRFTGGQLPTPAGDADPDEPAPA, from the coding sequence GTGACCATCCCCAGCCCCACCTACTACACCACCGCCGAACTCGCCCGCGCCGCGCAGGTCACCCGCCGCACCGTCATGCACTACGCCGAACTGGGCCTCCTGACCCCCGACCAGGTCACCGCGTCGGGCCGCGCCCTGTACGGCCCCTACGCCCTGCGGCTGCTGCGCGACCTGATCGACCTGCGCGCCCTGGGCTTCACCCTGGAGGAAGCCCGCGACGCCGTCACGCTGCGCCGCGCCACACATGACATCAGTGGCGTGTACCACCGCAACTGGACCCGTGCGGACATCCCCATCGACGACGCGCGCCTCCAGGCGCTGCAGGTCAAGCTGCGCACCGTGCACGACGCCTACGAGCGGCAGGCGGACAACCTCGCCCGCTTCGACCGCTGGCTCACCAAACGCTTCACCGGCGGACAGCTGCCCACGCCGGCCGGCGACGCCGACCCCGACGAGCCCGCTCCCGCCTGA